A region from the Meiothermus sp. Pnk-1 genome encodes:
- a CDS encoding V-type ATP synthase subunit B, whose product MLKKEYSAVTYVSGPLLFLEGAQDLAYGAIVNITDGSGRVRGGQVIEVSDQYTVLQVFEETSGLDLANTKVSLVEDVARLGVSKEMVGRAFNGIGRPIDGLPPVVAEKRLPINGSPINPVSREKPEEFIQTGVSAIDMNMTLVRGQKLPIFSGSGLPHNELAAQIARQAKVLGEGEGFAVVFAAMGITQREVSYFLQEFERTGALSRSVLFLNKADDPTVERLLTPRMALTAAEYLAFEHDYHVLVILTDMTNYCEALREIGGAREEIPGRRGYPGYMYTDLASIYERAGVVHGKKGSVTQIPILSMPGDDITHPIPDLTGYITEGQIFIARELAQQGIYPPINVQPSLSRLMNNGIGKGKTRADHKELADQLFSSYARGVNLRRLVAITGEDALTEIDKKYLRFAENFERKFINQGQKERSIEETLNIGWALLSDFPPSELKRIRREYIDQYYQKTGKLEELVGA is encoded by the coding sequence ATGCTGAAGAAAGAGTATAGCGCCGTCACCTATGTCTCAGGGCCGCTTCTGTTCCTCGAGGGGGCCCAGGACCTGGCTTACGGAGCCATCGTCAACATCACCGATGGCTCGGGCCGGGTGCGGGGCGGCCAGGTGATCGAGGTATCCGACCAGTACACGGTGCTCCAGGTGTTTGAGGAGACCAGTGGGCTCGACCTGGCCAACACCAAGGTGAGCTTGGTGGAAGACGTAGCCCGCCTGGGTGTCTCCAAGGAGATGGTAGGCCGGGCTTTCAACGGGATCGGGCGCCCTATTGACGGCCTGCCCCCGGTGGTGGCCGAGAAGCGCCTGCCCATCAACGGCTCCCCCATCAACCCGGTCTCGCGCGAGAAGCCCGAGGAGTTCATCCAGACCGGCGTTTCGGCTATCGACATGAACATGACCTTGGTGCGCGGGCAGAAGCTACCCATCTTCTCCGGCTCGGGTCTGCCCCACAACGAGCTGGCCGCCCAGATCGCCCGCCAGGCCAAGGTGCTGGGCGAGGGCGAGGGCTTTGCGGTAGTGTTCGCCGCGATGGGTATTACCCAGCGCGAGGTGAGCTACTTTTTGCAGGAGTTCGAGCGCACCGGGGCTCTCTCCCGCAGCGTGCTCTTCCTCAACAAGGCCGACGACCCCACGGTCGAGCGCCTGCTCACCCCCCGCATGGCCCTCACCGCCGCCGAGTACCTGGCCTTCGAGCACGACTACCACGTGCTGGTCATCCTTACCGACATGACCAACTACTGCGAGGCGCTGCGCGAGATCGGCGGGGCCCGCGAGGAGATCCCCGGTCGCCGCGGTTACCCCGGCTACATGTACACCGACCTGGCCTCGATCTACGAGCGCGCGGGGGTGGTGCACGGCAAAAAGGGTTCGGTCACCCAGATCCCCATCCTCTCCATGCCCGGTGACGACATCACCCACCCCATCCCCGACCTCACCGGCTACATCACCGAGGGGCAGATTTTCATCGCGCGCGAGCTGGCCCAGCAGGGTATCTATCCCCCCATCAACGTACAGCCCAGCCTTTCGCGCTTGATGAACAACGGCATCGGCAAGGGCAAGACCCGCGCTGACCACAAGGAGCTGGCCGATCAGCTTTTCTCGAGCTATGCCCGCGGCGTAAACCTGCGTCGCCTGGTAGCCATCACCGGAGAGGACGCCCTCACCGAGATCGACAAAAAATACCTGCGCTTTGCCGAGAACTTCGAGCGAAAGTTTATCAACCAGGGCCAGAAAGAGCGCAGCATCGAAGAGACTCTCAATATAGGTTGGGCTTTGCTCTCTGATTTCCCGCCCTCGGAGCTCAAGCGCATCCGTCGAGAGTACATCGACCAGTACTACCAGAAGACCGGGAAGCTCGAGGAGCTGGTGGGAGCATAG
- a CDS encoding V-type ATP synthase subunit D has product MAEQVSPTRSTLLAKRDQKRLALQGVDLLKNKRDALIAEFFSLVKDSLSAREALQNAAKEAYFRILLAKSFDGPEAVESLSLSGGHIEVGLQVESLYGVKVPRINPPQSGGELGFSPIGVGPSTLEAARQFRALAEAILQVANTENRLRKIGEEIKRTSRRVNALEQITIPEINEQIKFISDTLDQRALEEVTTLKRIKKKIEMRNATERGEVRADLEVGAGL; this is encoded by the coding sequence ATGGCTGAGCAAGTCAGTCCTACCCGCTCTACGCTCCTGGCCAAGCGCGACCAAAAGCGCCTGGCCCTGCAGGGAGTAGACCTCCTGAAGAACAAGCGGGACGCCCTCATCGCGGAGTTTTTCTCCTTGGTCAAGGACTCGCTCTCGGCCCGCGAGGCTTTGCAAAACGCGGCCAAGGAAGCCTATTTCCGTATCCTGCTGGCCAAGTCCTTTGACGGCCCCGAGGCGGTGGAGTCGCTCTCGCTCTCCGGCGGCCACATCGAGGTGGGGCTACAGGTGGAGAGCTTGTATGGGGTCAAGGTCCCTCGGATCAACCCGCCGCAAAGCGGCGGGGAGTTGGGCTTCAGCCCCATCGGGGTGGGCCCCTCCACCCTCGAGGCGGCCCGTCAGTTCCGCGCCCTGGCCGAGGCTATCCTGCAGGTCGCCAACACCGAGAACCGCTTGCGCAAGATTGGGGAGGAGATCAAACGAACTTCCCGCCGGGTGAACGCCCTCGAGCAGATCACCATCCCCGAGATCAACGAGCAGATCAAGTTTATCTCGGACACCCTCGACCAGCGGGCCTTGGAGGAGGTCACCACCCTCAAGCGCATCAAGAAGAAGATCGAGATGCGCAACGCCACCGAGCGCGGGGAGGTGCGGGCGGACCTCGAGGTTGGCGCTGGGTTGTAA
- a CDS encoding pectin acetylesterase-family hydrolase, translated as MKRRLLLMLFGFFLLGLAQSPNRVPPGWLEVPGPEGTMCSDGSPWKFYVSPGAANKVVLDFQGGGACWNEGTCNPQTATYTRTVQANELFLAQGIYNRLSIANPFYGWTHIFVPYCTADVHWGDASVQYGQTTIQHKGAVNAKAALEWLFANRPNPEVVFVTGCSAGAYGAVMWAPYVMRHYPDAKVIQLGDAGVGVVNEAFANSGFKNWKAEGALPDWIPDLAAAKADASKIRLPTIYAAIAKAYPKDVLAQYTTAQDNTQIFFYGLMKGERQPSQATAVEWVQGALANLAAIKQSSPNFFSFVAPGGQHCVIPRPEFYTLKVGDTSLLDWVNKLIKTGNPGDVAPR; from the coding sequence ATGAAGCGACGGCTGCTCTTGATGCTCTTTGGATTTTTTCTCCTCGGTTTAGCTCAATCCCCCAACCGCGTACCCCCTGGTTGGTTGGAGGTTCCTGGCCCCGAGGGAACGATGTGCTCGGATGGCTCACCGTGGAAGTTCTACGTGAGCCCTGGGGCCGCCAACAAGGTGGTGCTGGACTTCCAAGGGGGCGGGGCCTGCTGGAACGAGGGCACCTGTAACCCCCAGACCGCGACCTATACCCGCACCGTGCAGGCGAACGAGCTCTTTTTGGCGCAGGGGATCTACAACCGCCTCAGCATCGCCAACCCCTTCTATGGCTGGACGCACATCTTCGTGCCCTACTGTACGGCGGACGTTCACTGGGGGGACGCGAGCGTACAGTACGGCCAGACCACCATCCAGCACAAGGGCGCGGTGAATGCTAAAGCGGCCCTGGAGTGGCTGTTTGCCAACCGGCCTAACCCCGAGGTGGTGTTCGTGACCGGCTGTAGCGCAGGGGCTTACGGCGCGGTGATGTGGGCTCCCTACGTGATGCGGCATTACCCCGACGCCAAGGTGATTCAGCTGGGGGATGCCGGGGTGGGTGTAGTCAACGAGGCTTTCGCCAATAGCGGCTTCAAAAACTGGAAAGCGGAAGGAGCCCTACCCGACTGGATCCCCGATCTGGCCGCAGCCAAGGCCGATGCCTCGAAGATTCGCCTACCCACCATCTATGCGGCCATCGCCAAGGCTTACCCCAAGGACGTGCTGGCGCAGTACACCACCGCCCAGGACAACACCCAGATCTTCTTTTACGGCTTGATGAAGGGCGAGCGGCAGCCCAGCCAGGCCACGGCGGTGGAGTGGGTGCAAGGGGCCTTGGCCAACCTGGCCGCGATCAAGCAATCCAGCCCCAACTTTTTCAGCTTTGTGGCTCCCGGTGGGCAGCATTGCGTGATCCCGCGCCCGGAGTTTTACACCCTCAAGGTGGGAGACACCTCGCTTTTAGATTGGGTAAATAAACTGATCAAGACGGGAAACCCCGGCGATGTGGCCCCGCGTTAG
- the recG gene encoding ATP-dependent DNA helicase RecG codes for MAATRDELKERLLRPLRRELADGARDRVVAGGLERLAQNLAGAFPEVRRLLTGYRDLSPEERLGRLHKAIALLDGQPPVPAHEPAFPAQLAAALQPKPPPEGLTLDSPVESIALGLGGKKKMSELGIRTLRDLLHNYPRRYEDRRALVSIRDVQAGEKATVVAKVLAKEMVKTPRKGITLVQVRLMDAWGWRFTAVWFNQPWVLKSIQEGSSVIISGKVQKRGSQISLLVEYFENEEGESLSTGRIVPVYPAKEGIGQAFLRRSVWRGLEAFPFLSDPLEPYLNTPPLDLPPLRWSLQQAHFPDSEESLARALERLKFDEYVLLELKVMIQSGGSGLLGRVFRVEPEMIQKFRSSLPFQLTRAQERVLGEILADMQSERQMARLVQGDVGSGKTAVAAAALYVAAQNGAQGALMAPTEILAKQHYANLQKYLFPLGVTVDLLVGSMSAGEKREALERLRSAHTDVVVGTHALIQEGVEFKDLGLAVIDEEHRFGVMQRRKLLKSRPDVLVMSATPIPRSLALTMYGDLEVSQIDELPPGRTPVKTKVLPHKLRHQAYAFARQEIAKGHQVFVVTPMIEEGDSEATAELQAATRLAQELQALLPDVRIDLLHGKMRPEEKDAVMERFRYRHFDLLVSTTVIEVGVDIPQATVMVIENAERFGLSQLHQLRGRVGRGGLEAYCILIAGETSKKTMSRLRVIEESTDGFYIAEKDLELRGPGELRGVRQSGMPDLKLGDLASDSEIIERARELAKRILEADPYLEHPKHTLLKRELQARAEAIGFREVI; via the coding sequence GTGGCGGCCACGCGGGATGAACTCAAAGAACGCCTGCTCAGACCACTTCGGCGAGAACTCGCCGACGGAGCGCGAGACCGGGTGGTGGCGGGAGGGCTGGAGAGGCTAGCACAAAACTTGGCCGGAGCGTTCCCCGAGGTCAGGAGGCTGCTCACAGGCTACCGGGACCTCTCGCCAGAAGAACGGCTGGGGCGGCTGCACAAGGCAATCGCCCTGCTCGACGGGCAACCCCCGGTCCCCGCCCACGAGCCCGCTTTCCCAGCGCAGCTCGCTGCTGCCCTCCAGCCCAAGCCCCCGCCAGAAGGGCTTACGCTCGACTCCCCGGTGGAATCCATCGCCCTTGGGCTCGGGGGCAAGAAAAAAATGAGCGAATTGGGCATCCGCACGCTGCGCGATCTTTTGCACAACTATCCCCGCCGCTATGAGGACCGCCGCGCCCTGGTGAGCATCCGTGACGTGCAAGCAGGGGAAAAAGCCACCGTGGTGGCTAAGGTGCTCGCCAAGGAAATGGTCAAGACCCCGCGCAAGGGCATCACCCTGGTGCAGGTGCGGCTAATGGACGCTTGGGGCTGGAGGTTCACCGCGGTGTGGTTCAACCAGCCGTGGGTGCTGAAGTCCATTCAAGAGGGCTCGAGCGTGATCATCTCGGGCAAGGTGCAAAAGCGCGGCAGCCAGATCAGCCTGCTGGTCGAGTACTTCGAGAACGAAGAGGGGGAATCGCTCTCCACCGGGCGAATCGTGCCGGTGTACCCGGCCAAGGAGGGAATCGGCCAGGCCTTCCTTAGGCGCTCGGTGTGGCGGGGGCTCGAGGCCTTCCCCTTCCTGTCCGATCCCTTGGAGCCGTACCTCAACACGCCCCCCCTGGACCTTCCCCCTTTGCGCTGGTCGCTCCAGCAAGCCCATTTCCCTGACTCGGAGGAAAGCTTGGCGCGGGCGCTCGAGCGCCTGAAGTTTGACGAGTATGTGCTGCTCGAGCTAAAGGTCATGATCCAGTCGGGCGGATCGGGGCTATTGGGGCGTGTGTTCCGGGTCGAACCGGAAATGATCCAGAAGTTCCGCTCTTCCCTCCCCTTCCAGCTCACCCGGGCCCAAGAGCGCGTTTTGGGCGAGATCTTAGCCGATATGCAATCCGAGCGGCAGATGGCCAGGCTGGTGCAGGGCGACGTGGGCTCGGGGAAGACCGCAGTAGCAGCTGCGGCCCTGTACGTAGCCGCTCAGAACGGAGCCCAGGGCGCCCTGATGGCCCCCACCGAGATCCTGGCCAAACAGCACTACGCGAACCTGCAAAAATACCTCTTCCCCTTAGGGGTGACGGTGGACTTGCTGGTGGGCTCGATGAGCGCCGGGGAAAAGCGCGAAGCCCTGGAACGCCTCCGTTCGGCGCACACCGATGTGGTGGTGGGAACCCACGCGCTTATCCAGGAGGGGGTGGAGTTCAAGGACTTGGGTCTGGCGGTCATCGACGAAGAGCACCGCTTCGGGGTGATGCAGCGGCGCAAGCTGCTCAAAAGCCGCCCGGACGTGCTGGTGATGTCGGCTACGCCGATCCCGCGCTCGCTGGCCCTGACCATGTACGGCGACCTCGAGGTCTCACAGATCGATGAACTTCCGCCGGGCCGCACCCCGGTCAAAACCAAGGTGCTCCCCCATAAGCTACGCCACCAGGCCTACGCCTTCGCCCGGCAGGAGATCGCCAAGGGGCATCAGGTCTTCGTGGTCACGCCGATGATCGAAGAAGGCGATTCGGAGGCCACTGCCGAGCTCCAGGCCGCCACCCGGCTCGCCCAGGAGCTGCAAGCACTCCTGCCCGATGTACGGATCGACCTCCTCCACGGCAAGATGCGCCCTGAGGAAAAAGACGCAGTGATGGAGCGCTTCCGCTACCGGCACTTCGACCTGCTGGTCTCCACCACGGTGATCGAGGTGGGGGTGGACATCCCTCAGGCCACGGTGATGGTCATCGAGAACGCCGAGCGTTTCGGGCTGTCCCAGCTCCACCAGCTGCGCGGGCGGGTGGGGCGGGGCGGCCTCGAGGCCTACTGCATCCTCATCGCAGGCGAGACCAGCAAAAAAACCATGAGCCGCCTGCGGGTAATCGAGGAGAGCACCGATGGCTTTTACATCGCCGAGAAAGACCTGGAACTGCGCGGCCCCGGCGAGCTGCGCGGGGTGCGCCAGTCGGGGATGCCCGACCTCAAGCTGGGCGACCTCGCTTCCGATAGCGAGATCATCGAGCGGGCGCGGGAGTTGGCCAAACGCATCCTCGAGGCCGACCCTTACCTGGAACATCCCAAGCACACCCTGTTGAAGCGCGAACTCCAGGCCCGGGCAGAGGCCATCGGGTTTAGGGAAGTGATCTAG
- a CDS encoding pitrilysin family protein has protein sequence MAFAQVETLANGLTLAVEEQPWNPGIALQLLVPVGATTDPQELEGAANLLEGWLWKGAGDLDARALAEAFDELGVRRGSGVGLEYTTFAASFLPEHLGSVLELYALILQKPRFEEALLEPVRQVALQELAALEDQPPRKMGAALRRAVFASTHGRYAGGSKEGLISATAEALRRDFENRYGAKGSILAVAGGVSFAEVRAAVERYLGAWGGKTPAAPEPVLTVPRTLCLEQDTAQVQIGLIYPDVGPAHPEFYSARLAAEVLSGGMGSRLFTEVREKRGLVYSVSASPQGVKGFSYLLAYAGTTPERASVTLEVLRAEIERMQQGVSMEELERAKIGLRTALVMQEESARSRVSSMARDLFMLGRIRPLSEIEAEIAAVDLERINRFLAEHPYQNPWVGMLGPNLTKHQAQSA, from the coding sequence ATGGCTTTTGCCCAAGTGGAAACCCTAGCCAACGGCCTCACCCTCGCGGTCGAGGAGCAGCCTTGGAACCCTGGAATAGCCCTTCAATTGTTGGTTCCGGTGGGGGCTACCACCGATCCCCAAGAGCTAGAAGGTGCGGCCAATCTGCTCGAGGGCTGGCTTTGGAAAGGGGCCGGAGACCTCGATGCCCGGGCGCTGGCGGAGGCCTTCGACGAACTCGGGGTGCGCCGGGGGAGCGGGGTGGGGCTCGAGTACACCACCTTCGCGGCTTCGTTCTTGCCCGAGCACCTCGGTTCGGTGTTGGAACTCTACGCCCTGATACTGCAAAAGCCGCGTTTCGAGGAAGCTTTGCTCGAGCCGGTGCGCCAGGTGGCCCTGCAGGAGCTGGCCGCCCTGGAGGACCAGCCCCCGCGCAAGATGGGGGCGGCGCTGCGCCGGGCGGTGTTCGCCAGTACCCACGGGCGCTACGCGGGGGGGAGCAAAGAGGGGCTCATCTCGGCGACCGCCGAGGCGCTGCGGCGAGACTTCGAAAACCGCTACGGGGCCAAAGGCTCGATCTTGGCGGTGGCGGGTGGGGTGAGCTTTGCCGAGGTGCGCGCTGCGGTAGAGCGGTATCTGGGCGCGTGGGGTGGAAAGACGCCGGCTGCCCCTGAGCCGGTGTTGACCGTGCCGCGGACGCTTTGCCTTGAGCAAGATACCGCTCAGGTGCAGATCGGCCTCATCTACCCGGATGTGGGGCCCGCTCACCCCGAGTTTTACTCGGCCCGCCTGGCCGCCGAGGTGCTCTCGGGGGGGATGGGCTCGAGGCTATTCACCGAGGTGCGCGAGAAGCGCGGCCTGGTCTACTCGGTCTCGGCTAGCCCTCAAGGGGTGAAGGGGTTCAGCTATTTGCTCGCCTACGCCGGAACTACCCCCGAACGCGCCTCGGTTACCCTGGAAGTCCTCCGGGCCGAGATCGAGCGCATGCAGCAAGGGGTCAGCATGGAGGAGCTCGAGCGGGCCAAGATCGGCCTGCGCACGGCCCTGGTGATGCAGGAGGAGTCCGCCCGCAGCCGGGTAAGTAGCATGGCCCGCGATCTTTTCATGTTGGGCCGGATCCGCCCGCTCTCCGAGATCGAGGCCGAGATCGCCGCCGTGGATTTGGAGCGTATCAACCGCTTCTTGGCCGAGCACCCCTACCAAAACCCTTGGGTGGGGATGCTGGGGCCTAACCTGACCAAACATCAAGCCCAAAGCGCCTAG
- a CDS encoding pitrilysin family protein, giving the protein MTQTATALEFKEATLSNGLTVIAEVNPEAKSLALGYFVKTGSRDETPQESGISHFLEHMVFKGTARRDALEVNLEFDRMGAQYNAFTSEENTVYYGAVLPEFGGRLLELFTDLMRPALRQEDFDTEKRVILEEIALYADRPNAMLFDYARSRFFRTHPLGNSVLGTPGSITAMTREQMIAYHARRYAPTNMVLAMAGRVDWEAALERVAQLTADWQPYAVHREYPPFEALPGDVRESYPKATQTYIALLAPGFSAQDERRYAAAVLASLLGEEGNSRLYWALTHRGLVESASAGHDDSDRAGLFYIYAQTDPQNEAQVVDVLREELNRLEVHGVSAEEVRRAKNKLATGIVFAGETPMNRLFSLGLSYQYSGVYEPLSEMARKVEAITPGQVNALLEAKPFSRGFLYRMVPQ; this is encoded by the coding sequence ATGACCCAAACCGCCACAGCCCTGGAATTCAAAGAGGCTACCCTGTCCAACGGCCTCACCGTGATCGCCGAGGTCAACCCCGAAGCCAAGAGCCTGGCCCTGGGGTACTTCGTCAAGACCGGCAGCCGCGACGAGACTCCCCAAGAGTCGGGGATTTCGCACTTTCTCGAGCACATGGTCTTCAAGGGGACGGCCCGCCGCGATGCCTTAGAGGTCAACCTCGAGTTTGACCGCATGGGGGCGCAGTACAACGCCTTCACCTCGGAGGAGAACACGGTCTACTACGGGGCAGTGCTGCCTGAGTTCGGCGGGCGGCTGCTAGAGCTGTTTACCGACCTCATGCGCCCGGCTTTGCGCCAGGAGGACTTCGATACCGAAAAGAGGGTAATCCTCGAGGAGATCGCCCTCTACGCCGACCGCCCCAATGCGATGCTCTTCGACTATGCCCGCTCCAGGTTCTTCCGCACCCATCCGTTGGGCAACAGCGTGCTCGGCACGCCTGGGTCCATCACCGCCATGACCCGCGAGCAGATGATCGCCTACCACGCCCGCCGCTACGCCCCGACGAACATGGTGCTGGCGATGGCCGGAAGGGTGGATTGGGAGGCCGCGCTCGAGCGGGTCGCGCAGCTCACCGCTGACTGGCAACCCTACGCCGTCCATCGGGAGTATCCCCCGTTTGAGGCCTTGCCCGGGGATGTCCGCGAGTCCTACCCCAAAGCCACCCAGACCTACATAGCCCTGCTAGCCCCCGGCTTCTCTGCCCAGGATGAGCGTCGCTACGCTGCGGCGGTGCTGGCGAGCCTTTTGGGGGAGGAGGGGAATAGCCGCCTCTACTGGGCGCTTACCCACCGGGGCTTGGTGGAATCGGCCAGCGCTGGCCACGATGACTCCGACCGGGCCGGGCTTTTTTACATTTACGCCCAGACCGATCCGCAGAACGAGGCCCAGGTGGTGGATGTCTTACGCGAGGAACTGAACCGGCTCGAGGTCCATGGGGTGAGCGCAGAAGAGGTACGCCGGGCCAAGAACAAGCTCGCTACGGGAATCGTTTTTGCCGGGGAGACCCCCATGAACCGGCTGTTCAGCCTGGGTCTGAGCTACCAGTACAGCGGGGTGTATGAACCGCTTTCGGAGATGGCCCGCAAGGTCGAGGCCATCACGCCTGGGCAGGTCAATGCCCTGCTCGAGGCCAAACCCTTCAGCCGGGGATTCTTGTACCGGATGGTACCGCAGTAG
- a CDS encoding CAP domain-containing protein translates to MRWIWAWMLFSLALAQSAPSALELEVLARTNQERVAQGLRPLEWDNSAAQVARAHGLDMLRRGYFAHLNPEGESAADRLRKAGLAEVEVGENLALYENYPDAKIPAEAVRGWMNSPHHRDNLLKPSYTHLGVGLVRQGNRVVVVQNFLARPFSLRFTRQASWVEENSLSLRGEALASVGVFIEGNLYAELGRRFDTTLELPPGTNPRFGWRSGSRWLEVAPGQPGFDFEVRQEKAQVFGYRLQLVLPAGQYALAVGKEPRFWRSVDGPATLELPLPAGLGSLWVGRRQGDWIDYAFRIPLDLEPSAATPRAYVTAP, encoded by the coding sequence GTGCGATGGATTTGGGCGTGGATGCTCTTCTCTCTTGCCCTAGCCCAGAGCGCCCCTAGCGCGCTCGAGCTGGAGGTGCTGGCCCGTACCAACCAGGAGCGCGTGGCCCAGGGTTTAAGGCCCCTGGAGTGGGACAACTCGGCTGCTCAGGTGGCCCGTGCGCACGGCTTGGACATGCTGCGGCGGGGCTACTTCGCCCACCTCAACCCCGAGGGGGAAAGCGCTGCCGATCGGTTACGCAAGGCCGGACTGGCGGAGGTAGAGGTGGGGGAAAACCTGGCCCTATACGAGAACTACCCTGATGCCAAAATCCCGGCCGAGGCCGTACGGGGCTGGATGAATAGCCCCCACCACCGCGATAACCTGCTCAAGCCCAGTTACACCCACCTGGGAGTGGGCTTGGTGCGGCAAGGTAACCGGGTGGTGGTGGTGCAGAACTTTTTGGCCCGGCCCTTTTCCCTGCGCTTTACCCGCCAGGCGTCTTGGGTGGAGGAAAATTCCCTCTCGCTGCGGGGCGAGGCGCTCGCTTCGGTGGGGGTGTTTATAGAGGGGAATCTATACGCCGAACTCGGCCGTCGCTTTGATACCACGCTCGAGCTTCCTCCGGGGACCAACCCGCGCTTTGGATGGCGCAGTGGGTCGCGCTGGCTGGAAGTTGCACCGGGGCAGCCGGGCTTTGACTTCGAAGTTCGCCAGGAGAAAGCCCAAGTCTTCGGTTACCGGCTGCAGTTGGTGCTGCCTGCAGGCCAGTACGCCCTGGCCGTGGGGAAAGAGCCTCGCTTTTGGCGTAGCGTGGATGGTCCTGCCACGCTCGAACTTCCGCTGCCCGCTGGTTTGGGGTCGCTCTGGGTAGGCCGCCGGCAAGGGGATTGGATCGACTACGCTTTTCGGATCCCCCTGGACCTGGAGCCGAGCGCGGCCACTCCTCGTGCTTACGTCACTGCACCCTAA
- a CDS encoding DMT family transporter — protein sequence MDARALIATLLTLIPWASAFPAIRAGLEGYSPGHLTLLRFLVASIMLAGYALVVRMPLPERKDWPAIFGLGLLGIFLYHTALNYGEVTVASGPAALLIACGPVFTALLSSRFAKERISPWGWLGIAIAFTGVALIALGQEGRLKLAPGALLILLAAFSTSVYFVFQRLLLRKYNPLHFTAYTLWAGTFPMLIFLPGFWQELHTAKANATLSVIYLGVFPGALAYLTWTYALSRAPASQVTSFLYVNPVIAAAIAYFWLGEVPTSLSIIGGVMALAGVVVVNTLGKVSTAQRHSLKQA from the coding sequence GTGGACGCAAGAGCCTTGATCGCTACGCTGCTCACCCTGATCCCCTGGGCCTCGGCCTTTCCCGCCATCCGCGCCGGGCTCGAGGGTTACTCCCCTGGCCACCTCACCCTGTTGCGCTTTTTGGTGGCCTCGATCATGCTCGCGGGGTATGCCTTGGTGGTGCGGATGCCCCTGCCCGAGCGCAAAGACTGGCCCGCCATCTTCGGCCTAGGCCTGCTGGGGATATTCCTTTACCATACCGCGCTCAACTACGGCGAGGTCACCGTAGCCTCTGGCCCAGCGGCCTTGCTCATCGCCTGCGGCCCGGTGTTCACTGCGCTCCTCTCTTCCCGCTTTGCCAAAGAGCGCATCTCCCCCTGGGGCTGGCTGGGGATCGCAATCGCTTTTACCGGGGTCGCCCTGATCGCGCTGGGGCAGGAAGGGCGCTTGAAGCTAGCTCCAGGGGCGCTGCTGATCCTGCTGGCCGCATTTTCCACCTCGGTATACTTCGTCTTTCAAAGACTGCTGCTGAGGAAATATAACCCCCTGCACTTCACCGCCTACACCCTCTGGGCTGGAACTTTTCCGATGTTGATCTTTCTGCCTGGCTTTTGGCAGGAACTCCATACGGCGAAAGCCAACGCTACCCTGAGCGTCATCTACCTGGGGGTGTTTCCGGGTGCGCTGGCCTACCTCACTTGGACCTACGCCCTCTCGCGGGCCCCGGCCAGCCAGGTGACCAGCTTTCTCTACGTCAACCCGGTGATCGCCGCCGCCATCGCTTACTTTTGGTTAGGGGAGGTTCCTACCTCCTTGAGCATAATTGGAGGGGTCATGGCCTTGGCCGGGGTGGTGGTGGTGAATACCTTGGGCAAGGTCTCCACCGCGCAAAGACACTCCCTCAAACAGGCGTAG
- a CDS encoding 3-hydroxybutyryl-CoA dehydrogenase, which produces MEIRKIGVVGAGQMGSGIAQVAAQAGYEVVLRDVEQRFLERGLAGIQRSLGKLLEKGRLTQEQHDSALANLKATLTLEAFEDCDLVVEAIVENEALKAELFQELDRIVKPGAILASNTSSIPITKLAAYTQRPERFIGMHFMNPVPLMELVEVIRGFLTSDETARIVMEIARRMGKTPVEVNDFPGFVSNRVLLPMLNEAIQCVMEGVATPEAIDQVMKLGMNHPMGPLTLADFIGLDTCLSIMEVLHQGLGDDKYRPSPLLRKMVQAGLLGRKSGRGFYRYDERGNKIPGSGATAYRNASS; this is translated from the coding sequence ATGGAAATTCGCAAAATCGGCGTTGTCGGCGCGGGACAGATGGGCTCAGGGATTGCGCAGGTCGCGGCCCAGGCCGGGTACGAGGTAGTGCTGCGGGATGTGGAGCAGCGTTTTTTGGAGCGGGGTTTGGCGGGGATCCAGCGCTCGCTGGGGAAGCTTTTGGAAAAGGGGAGATTGACCCAAGAGCAGCACGATTCGGCCCTGGCCAACCTGAAGGCGACCCTCACCCTCGAGGCCTTTGAGGATTGCGACTTGGTGGTCGAGGCCATCGTGGAGAACGAAGCGCTCAAGGCCGAACTCTTCCAGGAACTCGACCGGATCGTCAAGCCGGGAGCTATCCTGGCCTCCAACACCTCCTCCATCCCTATCACCAAGCTCGCCGCCTATACCCAGCGTCCCGAGCGCTTCATCGGGATGCATTTTATGAACCCGGTTCCGCTGATGGAGCTGGTCGAGGTGATCCGCGGCTTCCTGACCTCCGACGAGACCGCCCGGATTGTGATGGAGATCGCCCGCCGGATGGGCAAAACCCCGGTGGAGGTCAATGACTTTCCCGGCTTTGTCTCCAACCGGGTGCTATTGCCCATGCTCAACGAGGCCATCCAGTGCGTGATGGAAGGGGTAGCTACCCCAGAGGCTATCGATCAGGTGATGAAGCTCGGCATGAACCATCCCATGGGACCTCTGACCCTGGCCGACTTTATCGGGCTGGACACCTGTCTTTCGATCATGGAAGTGCTGCACCAGGGCTTGGGCGACGACAAGTACCGCCCCTCACCCCTCCTGCGCAAGATGGTGCAAGCGGGCCTTCTGGGGCGCAAGAGCGGGCGGGGGTTTTACCGCTACGATGAACGGGGCAACAAGATCCCAGGCTCGGGGGCGACGGCGTATAGAAACGCTTCCAGTTAG